The Saliniradius amylolyticus DNA segment CCCGCTCAGGCTCTCAGATACGAATAGCAAGGAGAATTTCCATGTCGGTATTGCTGGAATGTCAGCATTTGTCCAAAAGTTATGATGAGGGGCCTGAATCGGTCCAGGTGCTCAGCGAGGTGGACTTTAAGGTGCGTACCGGCGAACAACTGGCCATTGTCGGTAGTTCCGGTTCTGGCAAGAGTACCCTGTTGCATTTGCTGGGGGCGCTGGATACTCCCAACAAGGGTAGGGTGTTGTTTGAAGGTAAGAATATCTTTAAGCTCAACCAGCGCCAGCAGGAACAGTTTCGTAACAGGCAGCTGGGCTTCGTGTATCAGTTTCATCATCTGTTGCCAGAGTTTACGGCGCTGGAAAATGTCGCCATGCCCTTGCTGATCGGCGGACAGTCCACCCGTGATGCGGAGCATCAGGCCCGAAAGATGCTTTGTAAAGTAGGCCTGGAGCATCGTGCCGCCCACAAGCCGTCGGAGCTCTCTGGTGGTGAGCGTCAGCGGGTGGCTATCGCCCGGGCGCTGGTGCATCACCCCAAGCTGGTGTTAGCCGATGAGCCAACCGGCAACCTTGACAACAAGACCGCCGAACAGATCTACAGACTGCTTAAGGAATTGACCGATTCGCTGCAAACCAGCTTTGTCGTGGTGACGCATGACCAGCATCTGGCCGATCGACTGGACCGCCAGTATACTCTGCACAATGGTGAGTTGGTGGATATTCCATGAAGCTGTTGTGGCAATTGGCCTGGCGCTTTCGCCGCAGCAAACGTCAAAGCGGCTTTACCTCCTTTATCTCGGCGTCTTCCACTCTGGGCATCGGCCTGGGCTGCGCTGTGATGATCCTGATGCTGTCGGTGATGAATGGCTTCGAGCGGGAGTTGAAAGACCGCCTGCTGGCCGTTTTGCCCCACGGCGATCTTATGGCTGTGGCCCCCTCGGGCATTGAGTACTGGCCCGAGCAGGTCGAGCGATTACAGGCCATCAGGGAACTGGATTATGTGGTGCCCATCACCCGGATGACCGCTATGTTGCAAAAGGGCCGCGAAATGAAGGCGGTGGAGCTGACCGGGTTAGACCCATCGCTTGGCGGCAGTCACCGCTATCGACAGTTGCTCGATGAAAGCCAGTGGCAACGATTTAAAGGCCATCCCGATAGGGTGTTGCTGGGTGAAGGTGTGATGGATGAGCTTAAACTTAACCCGGGGGATAAAGTTCAGGTGTTACTCCCGCGCCTGGGGGAGGACAAATTCAGTGCCCCTAAGTCGGTGTGGTTGACGGTCGCCGGTAGTTTGCATATTGGCGGTGAACTGGATAATCACATGGGCTTGGTACATTTGTCTTTGGCCGCCGAAACAGCGGGCATCGACAGTGGCGCTCAAGGCCTGGAATTTGGCTTTGCTGATCCCTATCAGGCTCCAAGGCTAATGCGTCGTATTGGCTTCGACTTTCCTCAGCACGTTTATATCTCCGACTGGACCCGAACTCATGGGCACCTGTATCAGGATATTCAGTTAGTCCGTATGGTGGTCTATCTGGCATTAACCCTGTTAATCGCGGTGGCTTGTTTTAATATTGTCTCCACCTTGGTGATGGCCGTAAATGAAAAGCGCGGTGAGATCGCCATGCTAAAAACCATGGGCGCGAGCCATGGCATGATCATTAAGGTATTTATGCTGCAAGGCCTGCTCAATGGGCTCATTGGCACCTTGGTTGGTAGCGCTGTCGGCGTGTTGTTGGCATTGAATATCTCAGACTTGGTGCTCTGGCTGGAAAATCTGATTCAAGTTCGACTGCTTTCTGGCGATATCTATTTTATCGATTTTCTGCCAAGCCAGCTTAAGTGGGATGATGTGGGCATAACGATGTTCATCGCGCTGGCATTAAGTACTATCGCCACCCTGTATCCGGCGATTAAGGCGGCCAGGGTGGCTCCAGCCAAGGTACTAACGGGGTAATAAGGAAAATAAAAGCATGACTTCTATTGATAATAAATTGAGCTCGTTAAATCCTGATCTTAATTTTTTAAGGTCATTTAGGACAAAGAATCGACTCGATAAAACGGTTTTCTTTTATCATATCCCTAAAACAGGCGGATTATCCTTTTTCAATACCATTATGCTCGCTAAGCAGATTTACCAAAGGCTCTGCCGAGTACAGCCAAGCTTTGGGGGGCAAGGGGGAGTTAGTGGTCGTGTGGATAGTCCCGAACAGCTTGCAGATTTCGCTAAAAAGCTGGAACAAAATCCCGCTGCCAAATGTGAAATGATCGCGGGGCATGTCCCCTTTGGTACCCATGAGTTCTTACCCAATGACACCGAGCTGATGACCATTATCCGAAATCCTATCCATAGGGTGAAGTCGGCCTATCAATATAAGTGTATGCGCAGCCAGAAGAAGCCTTCTATGGACGATTTTGAGTGTTTTATCGGAAGCCCCGATAATCAAGATGTCATGTTTAAGCAGCTCTGCGTGCCTAAAGATGAGCTTGTAGAGGACGTGGGTATAAATGATTGGGCTGAGCGCATTGCCTCATCTTTTGACTATATTGGCGACATCTCAGATCTTAAGCTCTTTCAAGAATTTTACCTAAGTCGCTTAGGACTACCTTGTGTGACTTATGAAAGATTCAACCAAACCCTCCCCCAATATAAGTTGGATTTAAGTCATTATGATCAGTTGATTATCGAAAACAACCGGCGGGATATGGACTTGTACCAACTGTTGCGCCGAAACCGGAAGTTACCCGATCTATCTCTCTTTGAGATGGAGCCTTTACATGGTGTAACGGCAATCTGCTACGAACTGGAGAAAGAAAAAAGCTCTCAACAAACAGGTGGTCTGATGGGAACGCGCTATCTTGTCGAACAACTGGAGTCGAACCCTGCGCAGTTTTCCGACTGGCCAAGCGCGGTAAAGAATATCGTTAACAAAGGTGCTCTAGAGCTGGAATATTCGTAGGTATTTATGACAAACACTATTCATCAATTAGCGCAGCAGGCGAATAAACATCTTCACTTCCTAAGAAGCTTTCAAGGTGTGACTCCGCTGGATAAGCCCATATTTTTCTATCATGTGCCCAAAACCGGTGGCATCTCTTTAACCAATATTTTCCAGTTGTCGGGTCATTTGCAGAATCTACTGGCTAAGGGGCGCCCATTACAGTACCTCTCGGCGGGAGCTCAAGTGAGGCTCGGTGGTCAATCGGATATGGACAGCCTTCTGGCTCAATTACGGCAGCATCCAAATGCTAAATGTAGCTGGTTGTCCGGACATGTGAGTTTTGGAATGCACAAGCAGTTTCCTCAACCTGTTGAGCTTGTCACCATAGTGAGAGATCCTGTCAAACGTGTGAAGTCTTCCTACACCTATCAATGTATGCGCGCGCAAGAGCAGCCCAGTGTTGAAGGTTTCAAAGCATTTATCGCGGAGCCTGACAATCAAAACTTGATGGTGAAGCAGTTGAACCCAAGCGGGCCTGAAGCGGTTGAGCAGCCAGGTTTTGATGGCAGTGTCGCTGCGCATCAAGTCTTAGAGCAGTTTGACACTGTAGGAATCACCGAAGATATCCATGCCATTCAAGAGTATTATTTAAGTCGCAAGCAGCTTCCCTGTGTCATTTACGAGACTTTTAATCAGACTCTGGATAAGTATAAGTTGGACTTGAGTAGCTTTGATGACGAGTTGGAGAGTTTAAACGCGATTGACCGACTGTTTTTTAATACTATAAGAGATCATCGACGCTTACCAAAGCAGCTAGACGAAAATATGTCACTAAACCCTTTAACTGCGGGATGTTTCGAGGTGGAGAAGGAAAAACGCAGTCAGCAGTCATTCCTGCCTGTAGGAACGAAACACCTGCACAAGCAACTAGAAGAGCAGCCTGCTATTTTCCGTAACTGGAAGGAAACACTGGAAACCATTGCTTTTACCGGCACCCCTTTCCATAGAGAACCTTAGTGACTGTCTTTCAGAGCCCTTAAAGCCTTGGAGTGGAATTCTCGTTGGTGCATCACCAGCATGGTCACTACCGAGGAGGCCATAAACAGCTCGGTGCTGATAAACCAGGACAGGGTCGCCAGTGAAAAGTAAATGGCTCTGAGACCATAGTTAAAGCTGTGGCCCGCCTGATCCACCACCTTAGCGGTGCGATTCGCATAGTCTTCCACCTCCTGCTCGGTGAGTACGTTGCCATTAGGGGCGGCGCCCACCAGTACACCGGCAAAGCCATATTGGCGCAGCGACCAGGTAAACTGGAAAAACGCAAACACAAAAATAATGATCAACACCAGCAGTTTAAGCTGGATCTGTTCCGGGCTTTGCGGGGAGGGTAAGGCTAACTGCTCGAGCATGCGCTCCAACTTGTCGATAGAAGCCATGGCGGTCAGTAAACCAGCCAGTATCAGCAGGGAACTCGAGGCGAAGAAGGTGATGTTGCGCTCCAGGGTTGAGATGATCGATACATCAGCCACCCGGTTTTCCCTGAGTAGCATCTGGCTCATCCAGCGGGTACGCTTTTGGCGTAACTCACTGGCAAGGCATGACACCGAGCGTGCTTTTCGTTTGGCAAACAGGGTATAGCCAATCCAGATACTGAAAAACCAAACGATGGCGGTCAGGTCGAGCCAATTCATGCTCTCGTTCACGATATTACTGCCCCCTTAGAGATGGTTTGATACACTTCGCGCTCCCAATCACTGTACCCGAGAATCCGTTGATGACAAAACCGAAAAGCATCACTCTGGCACCGATGGAAGGCGTGGTGGATGCGTTAATGCGGGACATGCTGACAAAGATCGGTGGTTATGACCTCTGTGTGACCGAGTTTGTGCGGGTAGTCGATCAGCGCTTGCCGAGACGAGTGTTTTATCGTCAGTGCTCGGAGCTAAAGCAAGGGGGATTGACCGATGCGGGCACGCCGGTTCGGGTACAACTGCTTGGACAATACCCCGAGTGGCTGGCGGAAAACGCCGTTCGGGCGATTGAGCTTGGCTCACATGGTGTGGATTTGAACTTTGGTTGCCCGGCCAAGACAGTCAACAAATCCAAAGGCGGGGCGGTACTGCTGAAAGAGACCGAGACGCTGTATCAAATTATGCAGGCGGTCAGGCAGGCGGTGCCCTCAAATCAGGTAGTTTCTGCCAAGATGCGTCTGGGCTTTGAGGATAAGTCTCTAGCACTGGATAACGCAAGAGCCCTGGCCGAGGGTGGGGCTGGTCTTATTACCGTGCATGCCCGCACCAAAACGGAAGGCTATAAACCGCCGGCGTACTGGGACTGGATCGATAAGATTCGTCAGGTGGTGGATGTCCCTGTTATCGCCAACGGCGAGATCTGGCAGCGTCAGGATGCCTTAAACTGCATTGCTCAGTCTGGTTGCGGCGATATTATGCTCGGACGGGGCGCACTGGCTATGCCTAACCTGGGGCAGGTGGTGCGCGGCCATCAAACGCCTATGAGCTGGCCGGAGGTCAAGGAACTGCTGGCCAGTTACTCAGGCTATGAAATATACGGCGATAAGGGCAAGTACTATCCCAACAGGGTCAAGCAATGGCTCGGATATCTGAAACTGCAATATCCGGAAGCAGAAGCGCTGTTCAAGACCATACGGGTCTTAAAAACCGCTGAGGATATTCTGCCCCATCTGGCAGCCTGATCTCAGTTTGCGTGCCAGGCTAATTAGTCGCACTAATCTGTCATTGGTCCCGGACGCCTTGGTTTTAAGTTGATCCGGACGTGTCGTTTTGCTCTATTGTTGGTAATGGCGACAAGGCCTCTTCGCACGGCCTGTCGCTCTCTTTCCCAAGCAACCATAGAAAAACGACAGGGAACACCATGAAATTACACTATAAGAATGGCCAGCGACTGCTACTGGCGGCTGTGACGGCAGGCCTCCTGGCCGCCTGTGGTCAGAAGGCCGATACAGAGCAGAAGCCGTTGGTGGAAATCGACAAAGATCCATACCCCAGCACCTATCAACCTTTACCAGCCGAGCATGTGCTGATCACCAATGTCACCCTTTTAGACGGCGTGGGTGGGCGTATCGACGGCGGTGCGGTGCTGTTTAAAGATGGTAAGATCATCCAAGTGGGTGAGTCCATCGACGCGCCTGAAGGGGCTGAGGTGATTGATGGTACTGGCAAATGGGTAACGCCGGGGATCATCGATAACCACAGTCACTTAGGTGTGTATGCTACTCCGGATACTCACTCCCACGCCGATGGTAACGAAATGACGAACCCGGTTACGGCCGAGGTTTGGGCCGAACACTCTATATGGCCTCAGGACCCGGGCTTTCCGCGTGCACTGGCCGGTGGTGTGACCGCCATGCAAATACTGCCAGGCTCGGCCAACTTAGTGGGCGGCCGAGCGGTAACGGTGAAAAACCTCCCCAACCGCATTATTCAGGACATGAAATTTCCCGGCGCGCCCTATGGCATGAAGATGGCTTGTGGTGAAAACCCCAAGCGGGTGTATGGTGACAAAGGTGGGCCTTCAACCCGTATGGGTAACGTCGCCGGATACCGTCAGGCCTGGGCTGATGCGCAGGACTACATGCGTAAGTGGGATCAATACCGCGAAGATCATAGGGCTGGCAAGAACCCCACTCCGCCTAAACGCGACTTGAAGCTGGAAACACTCGCCGGTGTGCTAGAGGGAGAGATCCTGGTGCATATGCACTGCTATCGGGCCGATGATATGGGCACCATGATGGATCTGATGCAAGAATTTGATTATCAGATCACCTCTTTCCACCACGCGGTGGAGTCGTACAAGATCGCCGATCTTCTGGCCGAGAATAATGTCTGCTCATCCATGTGGGCCGACTGGTGGGGCTTTAAGATGGAAGCCTACGACGGCATTCGCGAGAATATCGCCATGGTGGAGCAGGCGGGCGCCTGCGCCATTGTTCACTCAGACAGTGACCTAGGTATTCAAAGGCTAAACCAGGAAGCGTCCAAGGCACTGTCCGACGGTCAGCGCGCCGGTATCGAACTGGATAAGGCGGTCGCCTGGACCTGGCTGTCGGCCAATCCGGCCAAGTCATTGGGTATTTTCGATCAGACCGGTTCACTGGAAGCGGGCAAAAATGCCGATTTGGTGCTCTGGAGCACCGATCCGTTCTCTACCTATGCTCAAGCCGAGCGAGTCTATATCGACGGCGGTCTGGCTTATGATCGTCAGAATCCGGACAGTTGGCCGGTGCGCGACTTTGAGTTAGGGCAAACCGGAGAAGGAGACGTGAAATGAAAAAATTAGCTT contains these protein-coding regions:
- a CDS encoding DUF599 domain-containing protein, with the protein product MNWLDLTAIVWFFSIWIGYTLFAKRKARSVSCLASELRQKRTRWMSQMLLRENRVADVSIISTLERNITFFASSSLLILAGLLTAMASIDKLERMLEQLALPSPQSPEQIQLKLLVLIIIFVFAFFQFTWSLRQYGFAGVLVGAAPNGNVLTEQEVEDYANRTAKVVDQAGHSFNYGLRAIYFSLATLSWFISTELFMASSVVTMLVMHQREFHSKALRALKDSH
- a CDS encoding lipoprotein-releasing ABC transporter permease subunit, with product MKLLWQLAWRFRRSKRQSGFTSFISASSTLGIGLGCAVMILMLSVMNGFERELKDRLLAVLPHGDLMAVAPSGIEYWPEQVERLQAIRELDYVVPITRMTAMLQKGREMKAVELTGLDPSLGGSHRYRQLLDESQWQRFKGHPDRVLLGEGVMDELKLNPGDKVQVLLPRLGEDKFSAPKSVWLTVAGSLHIGGELDNHMGLVHLSLAAETAGIDSGAQGLEFGFADPYQAPRLMRRIGFDFPQHVYISDWTRTHGHLYQDIQLVRMVVYLALTLLIAVACFNIVSTLVMAVNEKRGEIAMLKTMGASHGMIIKVFMLQGLLNGLIGTLVGSAVGVLLALNISDLVLWLENLIQVRLLSGDIYFIDFLPSQLKWDDVGITMFIALALSTIATLYPAIKAARVAPAKVLTG
- a CDS encoding sulfotransferase family 2 domain-containing protein, which produces MTNTIHQLAQQANKHLHFLRSFQGVTPLDKPIFFYHVPKTGGISLTNIFQLSGHLQNLLAKGRPLQYLSAGAQVRLGGQSDMDSLLAQLRQHPNAKCSWLSGHVSFGMHKQFPQPVELVTIVRDPVKRVKSSYTYQCMRAQEQPSVEGFKAFIAEPDNQNLMVKQLNPSGPEAVEQPGFDGSVAAHQVLEQFDTVGITEDIHAIQEYYLSRKQLPCVIYETFNQTLDKYKLDLSSFDDELESLNAIDRLFFNTIRDHRRLPKQLDENMSLNPLTAGCFEVEKEKRSQQSFLPVGTKHLHKQLEEQPAIFRNWKETLETIAFTGTPFHREP
- the lolD gene encoding lipoprotein-releasing ABC transporter ATP-binding protein LolD, producing the protein MSVLLECQHLSKSYDEGPESVQVLSEVDFKVRTGEQLAIVGSSGSGKSTLLHLLGALDTPNKGRVLFEGKNIFKLNQRQQEQFRNRQLGFVYQFHHLLPEFTALENVAMPLLIGGQSTRDAEHQARKMLCKVGLEHRAAHKPSELSGGERQRVAIARALVHHPKLVLADEPTGNLDNKTAEQIYRLLKELTDSLQTSFVVVTHDQHLADRLDRQYTLHNGELVDIP
- a CDS encoding tRNA-dihydrouridine synthase; translation: MTKPKSITLAPMEGVVDALMRDMLTKIGGYDLCVTEFVRVVDQRLPRRVFYRQCSELKQGGLTDAGTPVRVQLLGQYPEWLAENAVRAIELGSHGVDLNFGCPAKTVNKSKGGAVLLKETETLYQIMQAVRQAVPSNQVVSAKMRLGFEDKSLALDNARALAEGGAGLITVHARTKTEGYKPPAYWDWIDKIRQVVDVPVIANGEIWQRQDALNCIAQSGCGDIMLGRGALAMPNLGQVVRGHQTPMSWPEVKELLASYSGYEIYGDKGKYYPNRVKQWLGYLKLQYPEAEALFKTIRVLKTAEDILPHLAA
- a CDS encoding amidohydrolase; translated protein: MKLHYKNGQRLLLAAVTAGLLAACGQKADTEQKPLVEIDKDPYPSTYQPLPAEHVLITNVTLLDGVGGRIDGGAVLFKDGKIIQVGESIDAPEGAEVIDGTGKWVTPGIIDNHSHLGVYATPDTHSHADGNEMTNPVTAEVWAEHSIWPQDPGFPRALAGGVTAMQILPGSANLVGGRAVTVKNLPNRIIQDMKFPGAPYGMKMACGENPKRVYGDKGGPSTRMGNVAGYRQAWADAQDYMRKWDQYREDHRAGKNPTPPKRDLKLETLAGVLEGEILVHMHCYRADDMGTMMDLMQEFDYQITSFHHAVESYKIADLLAENNVCSSMWADWWGFKMEAYDGIRENIAMVEQAGACAIVHSDSDLGIQRLNQEASKALSDGQRAGIELDKAVAWTWLSANPAKSLGIFDQTGSLEAGKNADLVLWSTDPFSTYAQAERVYIDGGLAYDRQNPDSWPVRDFELGQTGEGDVK
- a CDS encoding sulfotransferase family 2 domain-containing protein, with translation MTSIDNKLSSLNPDLNFLRSFRTKNRLDKTVFFYHIPKTGGLSFFNTIMLAKQIYQRLCRVQPSFGGQGGVSGRVDSPEQLADFAKKLEQNPAAKCEMIAGHVPFGTHEFLPNDTELMTIIRNPIHRVKSAYQYKCMRSQKKPSMDDFECFIGSPDNQDVMFKQLCVPKDELVEDVGINDWAERIASSFDYIGDISDLKLFQEFYLSRLGLPCVTYERFNQTLPQYKLDLSHYDQLIIENNRRDMDLYQLLRRNRKLPDLSLFEMEPLHGVTAICYELEKEKSSQQTGGLMGTRYLVEQLESNPAQFSDWPSAVKNIVNKGALELEYS